In the Suncus etruscus isolate mSunEtr1 chromosome 20, mSunEtr1.pri.cur, whole genome shotgun sequence genome, one interval contains:
- the MOBP gene encoding myelin-associated oligodendrocyte basic protein isoform X2: MSQKMAKEGPRLSKNQKFSEHFSIHCCPPFTFLNSKREIVDRKYSICKSGCFYQKKEEDWICCACQKTRLKRRIRPTPRKK; the protein is encoded by the exons ATGAGCCAGAAGATGGCCAAGGAGGGTCCCCGACTCTCCAAGAACCAGAAGTTCTCAGAACACTTCAGCATCCACTGCTGCCCACCCTTCACCTTCCTCAACTCCAAGCGGGAGATCGTGGACCGCAAGTACAGCATCTGCAAGAGCGGCTGCTTCTaccagaagaaggaggaggactGGATctgctgtgcctgccagaagaCCCG ATTGAAAAGGAGGATAAGACCCACCCCCCGGAAGAAGTGA
- the MOBP gene encoding myelin-associated oligodendrocyte basic protein isoform X1 has translation MSQKMAKEGPRLSKNQKFSEHFSIHCCPPFTFLNSKREIVDRKYSICKSGCFYQKKEEDWICCACQKTRPSRRRAPSPPRPKVQPVVSPSVARAPAKPRSPRPEVRSPPPKAQPRPPPKRKQQPKSSPQRGGPSRGGSPSRAPRFW, from the exons ATGAGCCAGAAGATGGCCAAGGAGGGTCCCCGACTCTCCAAGAACCAGAAGTTCTCAGAACACTTCAGCATCCACTGCTGCCCACCCTTCACCTTCCTCAACTCCAAGCGGGAGATCGTGGACCGCAAGTACAGCATCTGCAAGAGCGGCTGCTTCTaccagaagaaggaggaggactGGATctgctgtgcctgccagaagaCCCG ACCCAGCCGCCGCCGTGCACCGTCCCCCCCGAGGCCCAAGGTCCAGCCGGTGGTGTCCCCCTCGGTGGCCCGAGCACCAGCCAAGCCACGGTCCCCTCGCCCGGAGGTCCGATCGCCGCCCCCCAAGGCCCAGCCGAGGCCCCCTCCGAAGCGCAAGCAGCAGCCGAAGAGCAGCCCCCAGAGAGGGGGTCCCAGCCGAGGGGGGTCCCCCAGCAGAGCACCTAGGTTCTGGTAA